A single genomic interval of Armigeres subalbatus isolate Guangzhou_Male chromosome 1, GZ_Asu_2, whole genome shotgun sequence harbors:
- the LOC134205986 gene encoding uncharacterized protein LOC134205986 — MPVPDLRQLVKQERHARISLDNIEEFLLSYQEDRDRVRVSIEVLTDDLDVGEGPSGDGEEDASRLSAMAEARQRENEEIFKEFENKYFRLKQALLSKVSIPTEVGVERKPEVSQSSRTRFPELKLPTFSGRLSEWINFRDNFTSLIHDNAQLSTIDKFNYLRASLKDEALLQVNQIQVTSSNYTIAWGVLESKFENHKLIAQEHLKALFAVAPMKAESFQALNHILMTFKINLQQLEKLGEDTEQWSTLLAFMLSQKLDDDTLRQWETHHSSKNIPSYKAMVEFLENHCAILQSTSSRKSSEFKKSYKTPVVHAAVSTGSCIVCNGGSHSVEQCTSFGKMKVVDRKMLARKLGLCLNCLHSGHFVAECSRSTCRKYGQRHHTMLHPYVNLAGQGQNVNQSSSQKNNRGPQAANSQFQQSNQAQTRNNSQHLQTTPIPSTSSQNARPPPPTNPSTVHHTATPSKTHHHSKTALLSTAIVKLGDRHGNTVLARALLDSGSQISLITENLSQRLNFRRLRENLPVKGVGGSLSVAKQSVLATILSCNSEYKSCEVQFYVLSKIRSSLPQQHIDTSSWNLPTGVCLVDPTSNEPGAINVILGVTVAYDQLLSAQLKLSNSGPILCDTELGWIVAGELPETACVSYSTVASVASGPILRDTELGWIVAGRAT, encoded by the exons ATGCCGGTACCGGATCTGAGACAGCTGGTGAAGCAGGAGCGCCATGCTAGGATTTCGCTCGATAATATAGAGGAGTTTCTGTTGTCGTACCAAGAAGATCGTGATAGAG TGAGAGTTAGTATAGAGGTGTTAACCGATGACCTGGATGTTGGTGAAGGACCATCTGGCGACGGCGAAGAGGATGCTTCGAGACTATCTGCCATGGCCGAAGCTCGCCAAAGAGAGAATGAggagattttcaaagaatttgaaAACAAGTATTTTCGTCTGAAGCAGGCGCTTCTTTCGAAGGTTAGTATACCTACCGAAGTAGGTGTTGAGCGGAAACCGGAAGTGTCCCAGTCGTCACGGACACGATTTCCGGAATTGAAGCTTCCAACGTTCTCTGGAAGATTGTCGGAATGGATTAACTTTCGTGACAATTTCACTTCTTTGATTCACGACAACGCCCAACTCAGTACGATAGATAAGTTCAACTATCTGCGTGCTTCCCTGAAGGATGAGGCTCTTCTTCAGGTAAACCAGATCCAGGTCACTAGTTCCAACTACACTATCGCTTGGGGAGTTCTGGAGTCAAAGTTCGAGAATCACAAACTAATCGCACAGGAACATTTGAAAGCACTGTTCGCTGTTGCTCCGATGAAGGCTGAGAGTTTTCAAGCACTTAATCATATCTTGATGACGTTCAAGATAAATCTTCAACAGTTGGAGAAACTGGGTGAAGACACCGAGCAATGGAGTACACTGTTAGCTTTCATGCTatcccagaagctggacgatGATACTCTTCGCCAATGGGAAACGCATCATAGCTCCAAGAATATTCCATCGTACAAGGCGATGGTGGAGTTCCTAGAGAACCATTGTGCTATTCTACAATCAACATCGTCACGTAAGAGTAGTGAGTTCAAGAAATCGTACAAAACCCCAGTTGTTCATGCTGCTGTATCGACTGGAAGTTGCATAGTGTGCAATGGTGGATCACATTCCGTGGAACAGTGTACGAGTTTCGGGAAAATGAAAGTTGTGGACAGAAAAATGCTTGCCAGGAAACTTGGATTGTGCCTGAATTGTTTACATTCCGGGCATTTCGTTGCGGAGTGTTCGAGGTCTACATGTCGTAAATACGGACAACGTCATCATACGATGCTCCATCCGTATGTCAACCTTGCAGGTCAAGGGCAGAATGTGAATCAGTCATCCTCCCAGAAGAACAACAGAGGACCTCAAGCCGCGAACAGTCAGTTTCAGCAATCGAATCAGGCCCAAACCCGGAACAACTCTCAACACCTACAGACTACACCAATCCCAAGTACATCTTCGCAAAATGCACGTCCGCCACCTCCCACCAATCCTTCCACTGTACACCACACTGCTACACCATCCAAAACACACCACCACTCAAAAACTGCACTACTGTCAACTGCTATTGTGAAGCTCGGTGATCGTCACGGAAATACCGTTCTTGCACGCGCTTTGTTGGACAGTGGGTCTCAAATATCTCTAATAACAGAGAACCTGTCTCAACGTTTAAATTTCCGTCGACTTCGTGAGAATTTGCCTGTTAAAGGAGTGGGTGGTTCTCTATCTGTTGCTAAACAATCAGTACTAGCAACAATACTGTCCTGCAACTCTGAGTATAAGTCTTGCGAGGTACAGTTCTATGTACTGTCGAAGATCAGGTCAAGCCTGCCGCAACAGCACATCGATACTTCGTCGTGGAATCTGCCTACAGGAGTTTGCCTGGTGGATCCGACTTCCAATGAGCCTGGAGCTATCAATGTCATCTTGGGTGTCACAGTTGCTTACGATCAGCTGCTAAGTGCACAGCTGAAGCTCTCCAACTCTGGACCGATTCTATGTGATACCGAACTTGGGTGGATTGTTGCAGGGGAGCTACCTGAAACCGCTTGCGTCAGCTACAGTACAGTAGCTTCAGTAGCTTCAGGACCGATTCTACGTGATACCGAACTTGGGTGGATTGTGGCAGGGAGAGCTACCTGA